The region GAATATTATTTCTCTCAAAAGCTGAGAGAAATAGATGAGCTGAATAAACAAGGCAGGAATGTCATTAACCTCGGTATTGGTAGCCCTGATCTGCCGCCACACCCCGATGTGATAAAAACATTGCAGGACGAAGCTGCAAAACCAAATGTTCATGCTTATCAATCTTACAAAGGCTCCCCTGTGCTGAGAAAGGCAATGAGTGATTGGTATAAGAAATGGTATGAAGTGGATTTGAATCCAGATACGGAAGTGCTGCCATTGATAGGAAGCAAAGAAGGTATTATGCATATCTGCATGACTTATTTAAATAAGGGTGATGAAGTGCTGGTTCCAAATCCCGGATATCCAACTTATACAAGTGCTGTGAAATTAGCAGGTGGCAAATGCGTGGAGTATAAATTAAGGGCTAAGAACAATTACGAACCTGATTTTGATAAACTGGAAAAAAGCAAACTGAAGAAAGTGAAACTGATGTTTGTCAACTATCCGCAAATGCCAACTGGCCAGTTACCATCAAAAGAATTATTTGAAAAATTAGTAACATTTGGAAGTAAACATAAAATCCTGATCATTCATGATAATCCTTACAGTTTTATATTAAATGAAAATCCCATGAGTTTGTTGAGTATTGATGGGGCGAAAGACTGTGTGATTGAGTTGAACTCATTGAGCAAATCACAGAACATGGCTGGGTGGCGGGTAGGAATGCTCTGCGGAGCAAAAGAACGAATTGAAGAAGTGCTGCGGTTTAAAAGTAATATGGATAGCGGCATGTTTTTACCGGTACAGTTCGCTGCTGCAAAAGCTCTGACACTAGGCAAAGACTGGCACGATGAAGTGAATAAAGTTTACAATGAAAGAAGGATAAGAGTTTTTGAATTGCTGGATCTATTAAAATGTAAATATTCAAAACAGCAAGCGGGCATGTTTGTATGGGCAAAGGTCTCCCCAATCCCTCCAAAGGAGGGGCTTAAGAGTCATCAATTAGGAAGAGGTGGAATACTAAGCGATGAGATACTCTATACATGTGCTGTGTTTATTACACCCGGAGGAATTTTTGGTAGTGCAGGAAATGATTATATAAGAGTAAGCCTGTGCAGCCCTGTAGAAAAATTTGAAGAAGCAATCGAAAGAATAAAAAGTGAATCTAATTTGTGATGGAGGTTTGTCATGACTTGCTCCAGCCTTTAGGCTGGAGATAAAAAATAAAGGTTTATGGAAAGAAAGAAAATAGCAATAGTAGGAGTTGGTTTGATCGGCGGTTCACTTGCAATTCAATTGCATGAGAAAAAGCTTTCATCGAAACTAATTGGCGTAGATGCAAATCCGGAACATGCACAGCAAGCAGTAGAACTGGAACTGGTAGATGAAACAATGAACCTCGATGAAGCAATTGACCAATCAGATGTCATTGTATTAGCAATACCTGTTGACGTAATGTTGAAAGTTGTGCCTGCCATACTCGATAAAATTGATAAGCAAATCGTAATAGACCTGGGCTCAACAAAATCGCAATTGATGGAACTCATAAAAAATCATCCCAAAAGGGGGAGATATGTAGCCACGCATCCGATGTGGGGTACCGAATACAGCGGACCACAAGCGGCAGTGCGTGGCGCCTATGAAAATAAAGCTGTAATTATCTGCAATGCTGAAGAGAGTGATACTGATGCTCTCGAGTGGACAAAACATATGTATAAAAAGATTGGCATGCATTTACTGGAAATGGATGCGGTATCGCATGACCTGCATGCGGCTTATGTAAGTCATATTTCGCATATCACATCTTTTGCATTAGCGAATACAGTTTTGGAAAAAGAAAAAGAAGAGAACGCAATCTTTGAACTGGCATCAGCCGGTTTTGAAAGTACAGTGAGGTTGGCAAAAAGTAACCCGGCCATGTGGGTGCCGATCTTTTTACAGAATAAAGTAAATGTGCTGGATGTGTTGAAAGAGCATATTGCACAGCTGACAAGATTTAAAGAAAGTATCGAACAGGAAGATGATAAATACCTGATGCGGTTGATTGAGGATGCGAATAAGATAAGGAGGATAATAAAATAGAACGTTATGAAAAAAAACCATCACCAATTAATTGCCGAGTCATATAAGAATGCCTTATCGGCCAGCCAAGACTTAGCCAATCGTCTTTCAGAAAATGTGAGTAAAGTAATAGTATGGCTAATTGGTTTTTCAAT is a window of Bacteroidota bacterium DNA encoding:
- a CDS encoding prephenate dehydrogenase — encoded protein: MERKKIAIVGVGLIGGSLAIQLHEKKLSSKLIGVDANPEHAQQAVELELVDETMNLDEAIDQSDVIVLAIPVDVMLKVVPAILDKIDKQIVIDLGSTKSQLMELIKNHPKRGRYVATHPMWGTEYSGPQAAVRGAYENKAVIICNAEESDTDALEWTKHMYKKIGMHLLEMDAVSHDLHAAYVSHISHITSFALANTVLEKEKEENAIFELASAGFESTVRLAKSNPAMWVPIFLQNKVNVLDVLKEHIAQLTRFKESIEQEDDKYLMRLIEDANKIRRIIK
- a CDS encoding aminotransferase class I/II-fold pyridoxal phosphate-dependent enzyme, producing the protein MEIAKRLEGIVEYYFSQKLREIDELNKQGRNVINLGIGSPDLPPHPDVIKTLQDEAAKPNVHAYQSYKGSPVLRKAMSDWYKKWYEVDLNPDTEVLPLIGSKEGIMHICMTYLNKGDEVLVPNPGYPTYTSAVKLAGGKCVEYKLRAKNNYEPDFDKLEKSKLKKVKLMFVNYPQMPTGQLPSKELFEKLVTFGSKHKILIIHDNPYSFILNENPMSLLSIDGAKDCVIELNSLSKSQNMAGWRVGMLCGAKERIEEVLRFKSNMDSGMFLPVQFAAAKALTLGKDWHDEVNKVYNERRIRVFELLDLLKCKYSKQQAGMFVWAKVSPIPPKEGLKSHQLGRGGILSDEILYTCAVFITPGGIFGSAGNDYIRVSLCSPVEKFEEAIERIKSESNL